In Lacibacter sp. H375, one DNA window encodes the following:
- a CDS encoding glycosyltransferase family 9 protein encodes MKFLVIRFSSIGDIVFTTPVVRCLKQQVPDAEVHYLTKFSFHKVIAGNPYVDKFYYLNNDWDLLMHELKEEKYDYIIDLHHNLRTLRIKRTLKVKAFSFNKLNIQKFLLTNFKINLMPDVHIVDRNFETVKSFGVKNDGKGMDYFIPKDEEIKQGDLPHSHSLGYVAIVIGAAHFTKRLPVEKLQKLCASLHHPIVLLGGPDDKTAGDAIAAIDPIKIYNASGKFSINESADLVRKAKLVISHDTGLMHIAAALKKPVIAVWGNTMPLLGVAPYYGNAPVLTTKFEVEKLSCRPCSKIGRDKCPKKHFKCMMLQDVEAIAATAQAWAKELR; translated from the coding sequence ATGAAATTCCTGGTCATCCGTTTCAGCTCCATTGGTGATATTGTATTTACAACACCCGTTGTACGTTGTTTAAAACAACAGGTGCCCGATGCAGAAGTGCATTACCTCACCAAATTCAGTTTTCACAAAGTAATTGCGGGCAATCCGTACGTGGATAAATTCTATTATCTCAACAACGATTGGGATCTGTTAATGCATGAACTGAAGGAAGAAAAGTATGATTACATCATCGACCTTCATCATAACCTGCGTACACTGCGAATTAAACGTACACTGAAAGTAAAAGCATTCTCCTTCAATAAACTGAACATTCAAAAGTTCCTGCTTACAAATTTCAAGATCAACCTGATGCCCGACGTGCATATTGTTGATCGGAATTTTGAAACTGTCAAATCATTTGGCGTAAAGAACGATGGCAAGGGAATGGATTATTTTATTCCGAAGGATGAAGAAATAAAACAAGGCGATCTGCCACATTCACATTCGCTTGGTTATGTAGCCATCGTTATTGGTGCGGCTCATTTTACGAAACGATTGCCGGTTGAAAAATTGCAGAAGCTCTGTGCTTCCTTACATCATCCCATTGTACTACTGGGCGGACCTGATGATAAAACAGCAGGGGATGCTATTGCTGCTATTGATCCGATCAAGATTTACAATGCCAGCGGCAAATTTTCTATTAATGAAAGTGCTGATCTTGTGCGGAAAGCCAAGCTTGTAATCTCGCATGATACAGGATTGATGCATATTGCTGCTGCATTAAAGAAACCTGTTATTGCTGTTTGGGGAAACACCATGCCGTTGTTGGGTGTTGCTCCTTATTATGGTAATGCGCCTGTACTTACTACAAAGTTTGAAGTAGAAAAACTTAGTTGCCGCCCCTGTTCAAAAATTGGCAGAGATAAATGTCCCAAAAAACATTTCAAATGCATGATGTTGCAGGATGTGGAAGCCATTGCAGCAACAGCACAGGCATGGGCTAAGGAATTACGTTGA
- a CDS encoding MFS transporter, with product MTNQKEHSIFSLAVVVAALGYFVDIYDLLLFTIVREPSIVGIGIDKTDTAAMIAASTRIINWQMVGLLIGGILWGTLGDKKGRLSVLFGSILLYSIANFVTGFVQTVDQYAYARFVAGLGLAGELGAGITLVSELLPKNKRGVGTSLVAGIGLFGAVFAYFTFQYTQDWRLCYKIGGGLGIGLLLLRVSVAESGMFKELKQTNVSRGNVLMFFNNASRFRKYMLAILIGLPTWYVIGVLVNLSNRFANEFYGASKIDSGRAIMFAYAAIATGDILIGLVSQYFKSRKKALYLFYGFTIIGLVLFFSPLNNSDVAMYSICAWLGFSTGFWAIFVTMGAEQFGTNLRATAATTIPNMVRGALPLINLMFLNLFQKNWGWGLTKSGITTGVIVMAITLVAAYFTQETFHKDLNYIEGEEMLP from the coding sequence ATGACCAACCAAAAAGAGCATTCAATTTTTTCCCTTGCTGTAGTTGTAGCAGCCTTGGGTTACTTCGTTGATATTTATGATCTGTTGTTGTTCACAATTGTGCGTGAACCAAGTATTGTTGGTATTGGCATTGATAAAACTGATACTGCTGCTATGATCGCTGCCAGTACCAGGATCATCAACTGGCAAATGGTTGGTTTACTCATTGGTGGAATTTTATGGGGCACCTTAGGTGATAAGAAAGGACGGCTGAGTGTACTCTTCGGTTCTATTCTTTTATACTCCATTGCAAATTTTGTAACTGGTTTTGTGCAAACAGTAGATCAATATGCATATGCCCGTTTTGTTGCAGGTCTTGGTTTAGCTGGCGAACTTGGTGCAGGGATAACATTGGTTAGCGAATTACTTCCAAAGAATAAACGTGGTGTCGGCACATCGTTAGTTGCAGGCATTGGTTTGTTTGGAGCCGTGTTTGCCTACTTCACATTTCAATACACACAAGATTGGCGGTTATGCTATAAAATAGGCGGAGGCTTAGGTATCGGTTTGTTGTTGCTTCGTGTAAGTGTTGCCGAAAGTGGTATGTTCAAGGAACTAAAGCAAACCAATGTAAGCCGTGGTAATGTGTTGATGTTCTTTAATAATGCTTCCCGGTTCAGAAAATACATGCTTGCCATTTTAATTGGCTTGCCAACATGGTATGTGATCGGTGTGCTTGTAAATCTCAGTAACCGTTTTGCCAACGAATTTTATGGCGCCTCAAAAATAGATAGTGGTCGTGCAATTATGTTTGCCTATGCTGCAATTGCAACAGGCGATATATTAATTGGTCTTGTAAGTCAGTATTTCAAAAGCAGGAAGAAAGCATTGTACCTATTTTATGGCTTCACCATTATTGGTTTAGTGTTATTCTTTTCTCCACTCAATAACAGTGACGTAGCAATGTATTCCATTTGTGCATGGCTTGGTTTCAGCACAGGCTTCTGGGCAATTTTTGTAACAATGGGTGCAGAGCAGTTTGGTACAAATCTGCGTGCAACAGCTGCTACAACTATTCCGAATATGGTGCGTGGTGCACTGCCACTGATCAATCTGATGTTCCTCAATCTGTTTCAGAAAAACTGGGGATGGGGTTTAACAAAAAGTGGAATCACTACTGGTGTAATTGTGATGGCGATCACTTTAGTGGCAGCTTATTTTACACAGGAGACATTTCACAAGGATCTTAATTATATTGAAGGCGAAGAAATGCTACCTTAA
- a CDS encoding DedA family protein produces the protein MNKSLIKVLMLFIATLATTKLSAQNQVNVRVFNQYEAPADKFTVDGVEYATTKDGTITLTINATDSVTFAGKEYEAKKFAVADLKEGMTIELYKNFTWKDILNPMFYIKYGGLWLLLFIIFAETGLLFGFFLPGDSLLFVAGIYSSNLAREFLKVVGLGGVQNEWFELLVLCALISTAGILGNLVGYWTGRKVGPAMYNWKDNFLFKQRYLHEAHDFYDKHGGGAIVFARFLPFIRTFAPIVAGIVGMDRKKFVFYNVIGCVAWVVSMIFAGHFLQIWVKNQFGIELKDKLELIVIIIIAVTTAPVFWKFFFGKKAEKPKPKND, from the coding sequence ATGAACAAAAGTTTGATCAAGGTATTGATGTTATTTATTGCAACACTTGCAACTACAAAGCTCTCTGCACAGAATCAAGTGAATGTGCGTGTGTTCAATCAATATGAAGCACCAGCCGATAAATTTACGGTTGATGGTGTAGAATATGCAACCACAAAAGACGGGACCATTACGCTTACCATTAATGCAACGGACTCTGTTACGTTTGCTGGTAAGGAATATGAAGCAAAGAAATTTGCGGTTGCTGATTTGAAAGAGGGGATGACAATTGAATTGTACAAAAATTTCACCTGGAAAGATATTCTTAACCCAATGTTCTATATTAAATATGGTGGGTTGTGGTTATTGCTTTTCATCATTTTTGCTGAAACAGGTTTGTTGTTCGGGTTCTTTTTACCGGGCGACAGTTTATTATTCGTTGCAGGTATTTACAGCAGCAATCTTGCACGTGAATTTTTAAAAGTTGTTGGGCTTGGAGGTGTGCAGAACGAATGGTTTGAGCTATTGGTACTCTGCGCTCTTATTTCCACAGCTGGTATATTAGGAAATCTTGTTGGTTACTGGACAGGTCGCAAGGTTGGTCCTGCCATGTATAACTGGAAAGATAATTTTCTCTTTAAACAACGTTACCTGCATGAAGCGCATGATTTTTATGACAAGCATGGCGGTGGTGCTATTGTGTTTGCAAGGTTTCTTCCGTTCATCCGCACCTTTGCACCCATTGTAGCAGGTATTGTAGGTATGGATCGCAAGAAGTTTGTTTTTTATAACGTAATAGGATGTGTAGCATGGGTGGTGAGTATGATCTTTGCCGGACACTTTTTGCAGATATGGGTGAAAAATCAATTTGGCATTGAACTGAAAGATAAACTTGAGTTGATCGTGATCATCATCATTGCTGTAACAACGGCTCCTGTATTCTGGAAGTTTTTCTTCGGTAAAAAAGCGGAGAAGCCGAAGCCAAAAAACGATTGA
- a CDS encoding dicarboxylate/amino acid:cation symporter, whose product MGKGNRLTIYILVAMALGILVGYIVHVSASTETIQSFSKNIKLLSSIFIRLVQMIIAPLVFATLVVGIAKLGDLKAVGRVGGKALLWFITASLASLLLGMLLVNVFKPGAYIDLSQADTEGVKDLMTKTSTFSIQNFVEHIIPRSLFEAMASNEILQIVVFSIFFGVAAAAIGDYTKPLIKALDVASHIILKMVNYVMNFAPIGVFGALAAVVAAKGLGIFQFYLIYFLYFLLGIAILWLILIGVGFLILGPHRMKTLLRRIGGPLLIAFSTTSSEAVFPKLTEELERFGCKDKIVAFVLPLGYSFNLDGSMMYMTFASLAIAQAYGIHLDLGTQLVMLLVLMLTSKGIAGVPRASLVVVLATCAMFNIPPEGVALILPIDHFCDMFRSATNVVGNALATSVVSKWEGELHDGHGHHHDHGHHDHSHTA is encoded by the coding sequence ATGGGTAAGGGAAATCGTTTAACTATATATATCCTTGTGGCAATGGCCTTGGGTATCCTGGTTGGATATATTGTTCATGTAAGTGCTTCGACCGAAACAATACAAAGTTTTTCAAAGAACATCAAACTGCTCAGCAGTATTTTTATCCGTCTTGTGCAAATGATCATTGCACCACTTGTGTTTGCTACATTGGTGGTAGGTATTGCTAAACTCGGAGATCTGAAAGCGGTTGGCAGAGTAGGTGGCAAAGCCTTGCTTTGGTTTATTACTGCATCACTCGCTTCTTTATTATTGGGGATGTTATTGGTGAATGTATTTAAGCCGGGTGCATATATCGATCTCAGCCAGGCCGATACTGAAGGTGTAAAAGACCTGATGACAAAAACATCAACCTTTTCAATACAGAATTTTGTTGAGCATATTATTCCCAGGAGTTTGTTTGAAGCGATGGCATCAAATGAGATTTTACAGATCGTTGTTTTCTCAATTTTCTTTGGTGTGGCAGCTGCAGCTATTGGTGATTATACAAAACCATTGATAAAAGCGCTTGATGTTGCATCACACATCATTTTAAAGATGGTGAATTATGTCATGAATTTTGCGCCTATAGGTGTATTCGGTGCATTGGCAGCTGTTGTAGCTGCAAAAGGATTGGGCATTTTCCAGTTTTATCTTATTTACTTTTTATACTTCTTGTTAGGGATTGCAATTCTGTGGCTTATTTTAATAGGAGTTGGATTTTTAATTCTTGGTCCACACCGCATGAAAACGTTATTGCGACGTATTGGCGGGCCATTACTTATTGCGTTTAGTACAACCAGCAGTGAAGCAGTATTTCCAAAACTCACAGAAGAACTGGAGCGTTTTGGTTGCAAGGATAAAATTGTTGCATTTGTATTGCCGCTTGGTTATTCATTTAACCTCGATGGCAGTATGATGTATATGACGTTTGCAAGTTTGGCTATAGCACAGGCGTATGGTATACATCTCGACCTCGGTACACAGCTTGTGATGTTACTTGTGTTAATGCTTACCAGTAAAGGCATTGCCGGTGTCCCACGTGCATCGTTGGTGGTGGTGTTGGCAACATGCGCCATGTTTAATATTCCGCCCGAAGGCGTAGCACTTATTCTTCCCATCGATCACTTCTGCGATATGTTCCGCAGTGCAACCAATGTTGTTGGTAATGCATTGGCTACATCTGTTGTAAGCAAATGGGAAGGGGAGTTACACGATGGACATGGGCATCATCATGATCACGGCCATCACGATCATTCACACACTGCCTGA